The Flammeovirga yaeyamensis genome segment AAATAAATTTTTAAAAAGGTCTATCTGCTGTATTTAATGTTGAATAATTACAGAAGATATTACATTAGAAATGTTAATCAACACTTTGGATTTGGTATGAATCGAAAAAATTATCTAGTTTTGAGTGTCACGTCGAAACTTAATCACACAAAGGGGACCAACCTTATCGTGTTTATTTTTCAAAAAAAACCAAATCAAGTAGTAATCTTCTGCTTGATTTTTTTTTGTCAAAAATTCACTAAATGATAATATTCAAGTGAATTGATTATTTACAATAACAAATATATATTAATATGTTTTGTTTTGCAAATAATACATCAAAAAAAATAATGTTTGAATGACAAACGTTTGTGTCGCAAACATTATTTTTGTATATTAAAAAAAGTAATTAAATTGCGATGGAAAAAGGTACAGATATTTTTTATTCCTCTATTATTGATAAAATAGTGCTTCAAAGAAAGGAGATGGGTCTAACTCAAGAATCCTTTGCCAAAAAAATTGGATTATCAAGGCCAACTTATGTCAATATAGAGCAGAGAAGGCATAGACCGACATTATATACTCTTTATAACATATCAACCTTTACCGGTAAGGATATGAACTATTTTTTTGAATCAATACCACAAGATAAAGTAGAACAATCTACTGTTACTCGAAAAATAAAAAATAAACTAAACTCAAATGAACAAGAAACTTTACTTGAGTTCATAAGAAAAATTAAATAACTATATCAAAACACAATTATCATGATTAAAATAAAGAAAATTGAAGAAAAGGCAGATGAGCTTTTAAAGCAATTTAATATTGAAAGAGCTCATGTTAATGTGGAAAAGATTATAAAAGATCTAGGTATACATATTGAGTATGGAGAAATTGGTGATACAGTATCAGGTTTTCTCCTGTCAAAAGATGGGAAAGATACTATTGCTGTTAATCATAGTCAGTCTGAAGAAAGGCAAAGATTTACATTAGCTCATGAGTTAGGACATTTTCTTTTCCATAGAAAGGGTCAATATGATGATATTTTTATTTCAAACATTCATTTTAGAAATGAAAAGTCATCGACAGGGGAACATAGAAAAGAACGTGAAGCTAATTCTTTTGCAGCTGCAATCTTAATGCCTGAACAGTTTATCGAAAATGAGATTGAAAAAATCGAACTTAATAATATACAATCTGTTGAAGCAATAGTCAAATCACTTGCTAAAACTTTTAAAGTCAGTGAAGTGGCGATGACTTATAGATTGGTTAATTTAGGATATAATATATGAACGTTTTGTACAGTAGGCAGTCCCATAAATAATAATGAGACTGCCTTTTCTCTATTAAATACCCTTAGAAATTAACCTTCAAAGTTGTAATCCCAAAGGCTTCAGTATTCACTTTCACCTTATTTTTGTCTACTTCTAATGTATCCATATCCTCTTCTAAGATAGTTGTTGTAAATGCTGATTTTATGGTTTGTTGGAAATCAATATTCACCGTTTCCTCTTGATCGCTTACGTTGTAAAAACGAATAATCAACGCATCACTATCTTCAGCTTTTTTGATGGCAGTCACGACAATATTCTCATTATCCATAGAGATAAATTGTTGAGTTGCTTTCAAGCTTGGTTTACGAAGTGTCTGTGGTCTGAAAACTACTTCAAGTTGTTCAGCGTTCTCGATACCGTTTTGGTTATCCGTTATTCTATCGGCATCACCTGTACTCAAAGAGAATTTAAAGGCATGATTCCCTGTTTGAGGATAAGGATTACCTTCCCAGTGACAGCTGTGTCTCGAGGCAAATAAGATAGGTTGAAGTGTGATTTTCTCCTTATCCAAAACATCATAATAATCGGCGGCAGCCACAGAAGAGGTAACCACTAAAGAAGAATTATCTGATTTTGCAGCGATCCAGTTTTCAATTCCTCTTGGGTGAATATCTTTATTAGGAGTTGTGTAACTACCTTGTGCACTACCGCCAGCAGCACCCGCAGCTTCATCTTTGCCTACTTCCAATACGCCATAAGGTACTTGATATTCCACCGTTTTCATCGAATTATTTACAGGGAATGCCACTCTGTATTCTCTGTACATAGTACCTTCCCAATTTTTTACATCAATCGCAAAATCAATTTTTTCTAGGGATTGATACACTCTAATCGTTTCTTCGACAACACCATCACCTAATTTTTGTCGGAAAGAATAGTCCGTAAAAATATCCCCTTTGTTGCTTATGGTCCAGTTGATATTTTTATCCTTAAGTTGCTCGAAATCTTCTAATGTAGGATGTTGAACTTTAACGAACTCACCTGCACCATTTCCTTCAGAAGTAAGGAAGAAAACTTCACCACCTAAGAAGTTAGTATTATCAATTAACTCTTCATCATTCGATTTTTTGATTAAACTTTCAATGCCTCCATTCCCCAAAGAAATGCTATAATAATCAGTCTCTATCTTTTTTATGTCAGCATCAGCGTTAGCATGATTTTCTGTTCCTTCTACAACATAATAAGAGGTATAACCTAAAGCAGGTACCTGACCAATGAAATGAACTTTGGCAGATTTTAGATAACCATTATTGTATCTTTCCACCTCAGTTAATTGCGATTTAACCGGTTTACCGTCGGCATCTATCATTGAGAAATGCTTGATTTCATTTTCGTTAAACGAAACTTCCTTTTCAATGATATTATCGTAATTCCAATTCAAGTGATTAAAAATAACCATTGGAACCCCTTTCTTTTTAAAGTTGATGTGACCTGCAATTTGTTTCGCCTGATCTGTATAAATAGCATCTGCTACATGTAAAGCGTTATTGTACTTTTCCTTAAAAACGGCATCGGTAATGTCTCCATTTTTACCACCCCAACCATGATCAGGATAAATTTTATTTTCCCATGCTTGGTACAATTCTTTTTGTGGATAGTTGACCGAAGAGGCATCAATGAGTTGATGGAAAGCAGAAAGTTTCTCTGCCCCAACCAATCTTTTATCAGCAGTTCGACTTAACAAAACAGCTTTTTGATGTGAAGGTCCATGAATGTACACCCATAAATTTGGTCTTTCACCTTTGATGGTTTTAAGGTTTTCTGAGTTTTCATAAATGAGGTCCACAAACTTATCTGTCGTCATCAATTTAATTTTTGGAAGCACACATGCCTTACGATTTACCCCGGGTTGTTCAATAAACTTGATCTGATTCCAGAATGTGGTAATCGCTGTATAATCCTTTGCCGGACTCATATCCCAATCCGATAAAATAGGAATGATTGCTTTTGATCTATCTTTTGAATTGTAGTCCTTCGTCCACTCTAAACTCTTTTCAGCTACATGATTTGTAGCAATTTCGAGTGTTTGATTTAACCCT includes the following:
- a CDS encoding helix-turn-helix transcriptional regulator; the encoded protein is MEKGTDIFYSSIIDKIVLQRKEMGLTQESFAKKIGLSRPTYVNIEQRRHRPTLYTLYNISTFTGKDMNYFFESIPQDKVEQSTVTRKIKNKLNSNEQETLLEFIRKIK
- a CDS encoding ImmA/IrrE family metallo-endopeptidase: MIKIKKIEEKADELLKQFNIERAHVNVEKIIKDLGIHIEYGEIGDTVSGFLLSKDGKDTIAVNHSQSEERQRFTLAHELGHFLFHRKGQYDDIFISNIHFRNEKSSTGEHRKEREANSFAAAILMPEQFIENEIEKIELNNIQSVEAIVKSLAKTFKVSEVAMTYRLVNLGYNI
- a CDS encoding glycoside hydrolase family 38 N-terminal domain-containing protein; amino-acid sequence: MMKCINLTIILNLIVLLGFSQSQEKPTTSFDEIAIDARLMNSGYSKSTSGKDFAYQSVIGGNTKCLIARANDTIEWEAKAVTKNNGFYEFLWLAAIDVAVPAPQFTLKVNGQSMFTFKQDIKTSWSIDGADGSRLTFYVQKLDMHEDAHGYMYLKVPENLITSDVVSLSIEGDKSGSHSWFMTFKETTIPTDIYGKAVKEMKGEVSFVSDATKVKAQLALSKSYTEKKAHLIVKGQTFDIASEKFPFEGTIELPFSSRTLAGETYQIVASNSTLIAEGQFGQNDEYASVRPNENTYITYQNQLKGDTFTSEFTIKYAPKMVENVVKVSQLNMTEGTVALMNSSHQDIAWMDTPEKCIVERDTMLITPIINDALKLDEYSFDIEDALMIQEYIDRHPESKEKIVQLLNEEKISVGASYTQPYEEMYSGESLSRQFIHGKKYLAELLDGYNADTYWNMDVPGRTLQMPQIMAKSGVNKLVISRQEKGIFKWEAPNGDDIIVFSLDHYSLDFLGLNQTLEIATNHVAEKSLEWTKDYNSKDRSKAIIPILSDWDMSPAKDYTAITTFWNQIKFIEQPGVNRKACVLPKIKLMTTDKFVDLIYENSENLKTIKGERPNLWVYIHGPSHQKAVLLSRTADKRLVGAEKLSAFHQLIDASSVNYPQKELYQAWENKIYPDHGWGGKNGDITDAVFKEKYNNALHVADAIYTDQAKQIAGHINFKKKGVPMVIFNHLNWNYDNIIEKEVSFNENEIKHFSMIDADGKPVKSQLTEVERYNNGYLKSAKVHFIGQVPALGYTSYYVVEGTENHANADADIKKIETDYYSISLGNGGIESLIKKSNDEELIDNTNFLGGEVFFLTSEGNGAGEFVKVQHPTLEDFEQLKDKNINWTISNKGDIFTDYSFRQKLGDGVVEETIRVYQSLEKIDFAIDVKNWEGTMYREYRVAFPVNNSMKTVEYQVPYGVLEVGKDEAAGAAGGSAQGSYTTPNKDIHPRGIENWIAAKSDNSSLVVTSSVAAADYYDVLDKEKITLQPILFASRHSCHWEGNPYPQTGNHAFKFSLSTGDADRITDNQNGIENAEQLEVVFRPQTLRKPSLKATQQFISMDNENIVVTAIKKAEDSDALIIRFYNVSDQEETVNIDFQQTIKSAFTTTILEEDMDTLEVDKNKVKVNTEAFGITTLKVNF